A region from the Vicia villosa cultivar HV-30 ecotype Madison, WI unplaced genomic scaffold, Vvil1.0 ctg.000175F_1_1, whole genome shotgun sequence genome encodes:
- the LOC131624941 gene encoding uncharacterized protein LOC131624941 produces MVTHNKMLKTQISLVAQQQAAHPTPGGSFPGKPQPNPKGHANSIALRSRTAYDGPINPRLNKYLPRNNKPEPPKGNIVTTPEKQVVEEPVDPEKQRAGEIKDTQYKKLKTLDKAYVPPPTYKPQIPYPQRLKQTKDTQYKKFEKVIEKLHVEIPFTEAITQRKLEDPKPFKCNTIVENKLAIKQRDSRSLFIPRVLVSHVIDKALLDLGASVSLMPLAVCNRLNLRDMQPTRMSLQLGDRSIKYPIVILKDIQVRIGQLYIPTYFVITEIKEDEDIPILLGRPFLSTDGAMIVVKRGK; encoded by the coding sequence ATGGTAACCCACAATAAGATGTTGAAAACTCAAATTTCCTTAGTAGCACAACAACAAGCCGCTCATCCTACACCAGGAGGATCATTTCCTGGAAAACCTCAACCTAACCCTAAAGGCCATGCTAATTCTATTGCATTGCGAAGCAGAACCGCGTATGATGGACCTATAAATCCTAGGTTGAATAAGTATTTACCAAGAAACAACAAGCCAGAGCCACCAAAAGGAAACATTGTGACTACACCTGAAAAACAAGTAGTAGAGGAACCTGTAGATCCAGAGAAACAAAGAGCGGGAGAAATTAAAGACACCCAATATAAGAAATTAAAGACACTTGATAAAGCATATGTACCACCCCCCACCTATAAACCCCAAATTCCATACCCTCAAAGGCTTAAGCAAACCAAAGACACCCAATATAAGAAGTTTGAGAAAGTAATTGAAAAACTTCATGTCGAAATTCCCTTCACTGAGGCTATTACCCAACGCAAACTTGAAGATCCTAAACCCTTTAAATGCAACACAATTGTTGAGAACAAATTAGCCATTAAGCAGAGAGATTCTAGAAGCTTATTTATACCGCGTGTTCTAGTAAGTCATGTTATCGATAAAGCACTACTTGACTTAGGCGCAAGTGTGAGTTTGATGCCTTTAGCTGTTTGCAATAGGTTAAACCTAAGAGATATGCAACCAACTAGGATGTCCCTTCAACTGGGCGATCGATCAATTAAGTACCCAATCGTTATATTAAAAGATATTCAAGTTAGGATTGGTCAACTTTATATTCCAACATACTTTGTCATAACGGAAATTAAAGAAGACGAAGACATCCCTATTCTTTTAGGTAGACCATTCTTATCAACTGATGGAGCCATGATAGTTGTCAAAAGAGGAAAATGA
- the LOC131624957 gene encoding F-box/kelch-repeat protein At1g80440-like, whose product MELISGLPEDIARDCMVRISYHQFPAVASVSKGWKTEIQMPEFRRLRKRTGHAQKILVTVQSKFDSEKSKTGLLGKAMTMTNPVYKLSVLETETGVWSELPLGPELCDGLPLFCQIAGVGYDLVVMGGWAPDSWKASNSVFIYNFLSGEWRRGADMPGGPRTFFSCASDQDRMVYVAGGHDEEKNALKSAFAYDVVNDTWITLPDMARERDECKIVFCLGTTDSGRVRVVGGYRTEMQGRFERSAEEFDVATWKWGPVMEEFLVDAMCPRTCVDRCDVDRCDVEGRMYMCKGGDVVVLESDTWKNVAKVPSEIKNVACIGACDGSLLLIGSSGLGKPCMGFILGLKSGIWTKFENSENFSGHVQSGCLLEI is encoded by the coding sequence ATGGAGTTGATTTCAGGTTTACCGGAAGATATAGCACGAGACTGTATGGTTCGAATTTCGTACCATCAGTTTCCGGCTGTAGCGTCTGTGAGCAAAGGATGGAAAACGGAGATTCAGATGCCGGAGTTtcgtcggttaaggaagcgtacGGGACACGCACAGAAAATCCTTGTCACGGTTCAGTCCAAGTTCGATTCAGAAAAAAGTAAAACCGGTTTACTCGGAAAGGCGATGACCATGACGAACCCGGTTTATAAGCTGAGTGTATTGGAAACTGAAACCGGTGTTTGGAGCGAGTTACCATTAGGACCCGAGTTATGTGACGGGTTACCATTATTCTGTCAAATAGCTGGTGTCGGGTATGATTTAGTTGTTATGGGCGGGTGGGCTCCTGATTCGTGGAAAGCTTCGAATTCGGTTTTTATTTATAACTTTTTATCAGGTGAGTGGCGCCGTGGGGCTGATATGCCTGGTGGGCCCCGCACATTCTTTTCTTGTGCGTCGGATCAAGATCGTATGGTCTACGTGGCAGGAGGACATGATGAGGAAAAAAATGCGTTAAAGTCAGCTTTTGCTTATGACGTGGTAAATGACACGTGGATCACGCTTCCTGACATGGCAAGGGAACGAGACGAATGTAAAATTGTGTTTTGTCTTGGAACAACGGACTCCGGGAGAGTTAGGGTTGTCGGGGGATATCGTACGGAGATGCAAGGACGATTCGAGCGGAGTGCGGAGGAGTTTGATGTTGCGACGTGGAAGTGGGGTCCAGTGATGGAGGAGTTTTTAGTTGATGCAATGTGTCCGAGAACTTGCGTGGATCGTTGTGATGTGGATCGTTGTGATGTGGAGGGGAGAATGTATATGTGTAAAGGTGGTGACGTGGTGGTATTGGAAAGTGACACGTGGAAGAATGTGGCGAAGGTGCCAAGTGAAATAAAAAACGTTGCGTGTATTGGAGCTTGTGATGGATCGTTGTTGTTGATTGGGTCAAGTGGGCTTGGTAAGCCTTGTATGGGATTTATATTGGGCCTAAAAAGTGGTATTTGGACTAAATTTGAAAACTCAGAAAACTTTTCTGGGCATGTTCAATCTGGTTGCCTTTTGGAGATTTAG